The Catharus ustulatus isolate bCatUst1 chromosome 15, bCatUst1.pri.v2, whole genome shotgun sequence genome has a window encoding:
- the REEP2 gene encoding receptor expression-enhancing protein 2 isoform X5: MKMSSTDLNTDSCGIPLVKWMMYWIVFAFFTTAETLTDIVLSWAERCPVYGVFMAMDERLNDTRRRFPFYFELKIAFVIWLLSPYTKGSSVLYRKFVHPTLSNKEKEIDEYITQACDKSYETMMRVGKRGLNLAANAAVTAAAKGQGVLSEKLRSFSMQDLTLIRDEDTVHMRNCDPQLHPSGTSLLETIEDSASCYSSGEESSVAHRSNGTPSDTRTDPSDEDAGDKLPKRTQSLKTPKKVMKAELPVRSVKARPKKKAAGSLASGESS; encoded by the exons ATGAAGATGAGCAGCACAGATCTCAACACTGATTCCTGTGGGATTCCACTG GTGAAGTGGATGATGTACTGGATAGTGTTTGCCTTTTTCACCACTGCAGAAACACTCACAGACATTGTTCTTTCTTG GGCTGAGAGATGCCCTGTTTATGGAGTTTTCATGGCTATGGATGAAAGACTAAATGATACTCGAAGAAG GTTTCCCTTTTATTTCGAGCTGAAAATTGCATTTGTGATTTGGCTGCTCTCCCCTTACACCAAGGGCTCCAGTGTCCTCTACAGGAAGTTTGTGCACCCAACGCTCTCCAATAAGGAGAAG GAAATTGATGAATACATTACTCAGGCTTGTGACAAGAGTTACGAAACCATGATGCGAGTTGGCAAGAGAGGGTTAAACCTTGCTGCCAATGCAGCAGTTACTGCAGCTGCAAAG GGCCAGGGAGTTTTGTCTGAGAAGCTTCGAAGTTTCAGCATGCAGGATCTCACTCTGATCCGAGATGAAGATACTGTGCACATGCGAAACTGTGATCCACAGCTGCACCCCTCTGGCACGAGTCTGCTGGAAACTATTGAAGACTCAG CTTCCTGTTATTCCTCTGGAGAGGAGAGCAGTGTGGCACATCGGTCTAATGGAACCCCATCAGATACTAGAACAGACCCATCAGATGAAGATGCAGGAGACAAACTTCCTAAACGTACCCAGAGTCTCAAAACTCCTAAAAAGGTGATGAAAGCCGAA
- the REEP2 gene encoding receptor expression-enhancing protein 2 isoform X6: protein MVSWIISRLVVLIFGTLYPAYSSYKAVKTKNVKEYVKWMMYWIVFAFFTTAETLTDIVLSWFPFYFELKIAFVIWLLSPYTKGSSVLYRKFVHPTLSNKEKEIDEYITQACDKSYETMMRVGKRGLNLAANAAVTAAAKGQGVLSEKLRSFSMQDLTLIRDEDTVHMRNCDPQLHPSGTSLLETIEDSASCYSSGEESSVAHRSNGTPSDTRTDPSDEDAGDKLPKRTQSLKTPKKVMKAELPVRSVKARPKKKAAGSLASGESS, encoded by the exons ATGGTTTCCTGGATAATCTCTCGCCTCGTGGT GCTGATCTTCGGCACCCTCTACCCGGCGTACTCCTCCTACAAGGCCGTGAAGACGAAAAATGTAAAGGAATAT GTGAAGTGGATGATGTACTGGATAGTGTTTGCCTTTTTCACCACTGCAGAAACACTCACAGACATTGTTCTTTCTTG GTTTCCCTTTTATTTCGAGCTGAAAATTGCATTTGTGATTTGGCTGCTCTCCCCTTACACCAAGGGCTCCAGTGTCCTCTACAGGAAGTTTGTGCACCCAACGCTCTCCAATAAGGAGAAG GAAATTGATGAATACATTACTCAGGCTTGTGACAAGAGTTACGAAACCATGATGCGAGTTGGCAAGAGAGGGTTAAACCTTGCTGCCAATGCAGCAGTTACTGCAGCTGCAAAG GGCCAGGGAGTTTTGTCTGAGAAGCTTCGAAGTTTCAGCATGCAGGATCTCACTCTGATCCGAGATGAAGATACTGTGCACATGCGAAACTGTGATCCACAGCTGCACCCCTCTGGCACGAGTCTGCTGGAAACTATTGAAGACTCAG CTTCCTGTTATTCCTCTGGAGAGGAGAGCAGTGTGGCACATCGGTCTAATGGAACCCCATCAGATACTAGAACAGACCCATCAGATGAAGATGCAGGAGACAAACTTCCTAAACGTACCCAGAGTCTCAAAACTCCTAAAAAGGTGATGAAAGCCGAA
- the REEP2 gene encoding receptor expression-enhancing protein 2 isoform X4 produces MVSWIISRLVVLIFGTLYPAYSSYKAVKTKNVKEYVKWMMYWIVFAFFTTAETLTDIVLSWAERCPVYGVFMAMDERLNDTRRRFPFYFELKIAFVIWLLSPYTKGSSVLYRKFVHPTLSNKEKEIDEYITQACDKSYETMMRVGKRGLNLAANAAVTAAAKGQGVLSEKLRSFSMQDLTLIRDEDTVHMRNCDPQLHPSGTSLLETIEDSASCYSSGEESSVAHRSNGTPSDTRTDPSDEDAGDKLPKRTQSLKTPKKVMKAELPVRSVKARPKKKAAGSLASGESS; encoded by the exons ATGGTTTCCTGGATAATCTCTCGCCTCGTGGT GCTGATCTTCGGCACCCTCTACCCGGCGTACTCCTCCTACAAGGCCGTGAAGACGAAAAATGTAAAGGAATAT GTGAAGTGGATGATGTACTGGATAGTGTTTGCCTTTTTCACCACTGCAGAAACACTCACAGACATTGTTCTTTCTTG GGCTGAGAGATGCCCTGTTTATGGAGTTTTCATGGCTATGGATGAAAGACTAAATGATACTCGAAGAAG GTTTCCCTTTTATTTCGAGCTGAAAATTGCATTTGTGATTTGGCTGCTCTCCCCTTACACCAAGGGCTCCAGTGTCCTCTACAGGAAGTTTGTGCACCCAACGCTCTCCAATAAGGAGAAG GAAATTGATGAATACATTACTCAGGCTTGTGACAAGAGTTACGAAACCATGATGCGAGTTGGCAAGAGAGGGTTAAACCTTGCTGCCAATGCAGCAGTTACTGCAGCTGCAAAG GGCCAGGGAGTTTTGTCTGAGAAGCTTCGAAGTTTCAGCATGCAGGATCTCACTCTGATCCGAGATGAAGATACTGTGCACATGCGAAACTGTGATCCACAGCTGCACCCCTCTGGCACGAGTCTGCTGGAAACTATTGAAGACTCAG CTTCCTGTTATTCCTCTGGAGAGGAGAGCAGTGTGGCACATCGGTCTAATGGAACCCCATCAGATACTAGAACAGACCCATCAGATGAAGATGCAGGAGACAAACTTCCTAAACGTACCCAGAGTCTCAAAACTCCTAAAAAGGTGATGAAAGCCGAA
- the REEP2 gene encoding receptor expression-enhancing protein 2 isoform X2, whose product MSAGDQLGSFFEFFDQLLPDLLDRKVSSAQFVILLFTTFSRCFMKMSSTDLNTDSCGIPLVKWMMYWIVFAFFTTAETLTDIVLSWAERCPVYGVFMAMDERLNDTRRRFPFYFELKIAFVIWLLSPYTKGSSVLYRKFVHPTLSNKEKEIDEYITQACDKSYETMMRVGKRGLNLAANAAVTAAAKGQGVLSEKLRSFSMQDLTLIRDEDTVHMRNCDPQLHPSGTSLLETIEDSASCYSSGEESSVAHRSNGTPSDTRTDPSDEDAGDKLPKRTQSLKTPKKLPVRSVKARPKKKAAGSLASGESS is encoded by the exons ATGTCTGCTGGAGATCAATTAGGATCCTTTTTTGAATTCTTTGACCAACTCCTACCTGATCTCTTGGATCGAAAAGTATCTTCTGCACAGTTTGTCATCTTACTATTCACAACCTTTTCCAGATGTTTCATGAAGATGAGCAGCACAGATCTCAACACTGATTCCTGTGGGATTCCACTG GTGAAGTGGATGATGTACTGGATAGTGTTTGCCTTTTTCACCACTGCAGAAACACTCACAGACATTGTTCTTTCTTG GGCTGAGAGATGCCCTGTTTATGGAGTTTTCATGGCTATGGATGAAAGACTAAATGATACTCGAAGAAG GTTTCCCTTTTATTTCGAGCTGAAAATTGCATTTGTGATTTGGCTGCTCTCCCCTTACACCAAGGGCTCCAGTGTCCTCTACAGGAAGTTTGTGCACCCAACGCTCTCCAATAAGGAGAAG GAAATTGATGAATACATTACTCAGGCTTGTGACAAGAGTTACGAAACCATGATGCGAGTTGGCAAGAGAGGGTTAAACCTTGCTGCCAATGCAGCAGTTACTGCAGCTGCAAAG GGCCAGGGAGTTTTGTCTGAGAAGCTTCGAAGTTTCAGCATGCAGGATCTCACTCTGATCCGAGATGAAGATACTGTGCACATGCGAAACTGTGATCCACAGCTGCACCCCTCTGGCACGAGTCTGCTGGAAACTATTGAAGACTCAG CTTCCTGTTATTCCTCTGGAGAGGAGAGCAGTGTGGCACATCGGTCTAATGGAACCCCATCAGATACTAGAACAGACCCATCAGATGAAGATGCAGGAGACAAACTTCCTAAACGTACCCAGAGTCTCAAAACTCCTAAAAAG
- the REEP2 gene encoding receptor expression-enhancing protein 2 isoform X3 yields MSAGDQLGSFFEFFDQLLPDLLDRKVSSAQFVILLFTTFSRCFMKMSSTDLNTDSCGIPLVKWMMYWIVFAFFTTAETLTDIVLSWFPFYFELKIAFVIWLLSPYTKGSSVLYRKFVHPTLSNKEKEIDEYITQACDKSYETMMRVGKRGLNLAANAAVTAAAKGQGVLSEKLRSFSMQDLTLIRDEDTVHMRNCDPQLHPSGTSLLETIEDSASCYSSGEESSVAHRSNGTPSDTRTDPSDEDAGDKLPKRTQSLKTPKKVMKAELPVRSVKARPKKKAAGSLASGESS; encoded by the exons ATGTCTGCTGGAGATCAATTAGGATCCTTTTTTGAATTCTTTGACCAACTCCTACCTGATCTCTTGGATCGAAAAGTATCTTCTGCACAGTTTGTCATCTTACTATTCACAACCTTTTCCAGATGTTTCATGAAGATGAGCAGCACAGATCTCAACACTGATTCCTGTGGGATTCCACTG GTGAAGTGGATGATGTACTGGATAGTGTTTGCCTTTTTCACCACTGCAGAAACACTCACAGACATTGTTCTTTCTTG GTTTCCCTTTTATTTCGAGCTGAAAATTGCATTTGTGATTTGGCTGCTCTCCCCTTACACCAAGGGCTCCAGTGTCCTCTACAGGAAGTTTGTGCACCCAACGCTCTCCAATAAGGAGAAG GAAATTGATGAATACATTACTCAGGCTTGTGACAAGAGTTACGAAACCATGATGCGAGTTGGCAAGAGAGGGTTAAACCTTGCTGCCAATGCAGCAGTTACTGCAGCTGCAAAG GGCCAGGGAGTTTTGTCTGAGAAGCTTCGAAGTTTCAGCATGCAGGATCTCACTCTGATCCGAGATGAAGATACTGTGCACATGCGAAACTGTGATCCACAGCTGCACCCCTCTGGCACGAGTCTGCTGGAAACTATTGAAGACTCAG CTTCCTGTTATTCCTCTGGAGAGGAGAGCAGTGTGGCACATCGGTCTAATGGAACCCCATCAGATACTAGAACAGACCCATCAGATGAAGATGCAGGAGACAAACTTCCTAAACGTACCCAGAGTCTCAAAACTCCTAAAAAGGTGATGAAAGCCGAA
- the REEP2 gene encoding receptor expression-enhancing protein 2 isoform X1, producing the protein MSAGDQLGSFFEFFDQLLPDLLDRKVSSAQFVILLFTTFSRCFMKMSSTDLNTDSCGIPLVKWMMYWIVFAFFTTAETLTDIVLSWAERCPVYGVFMAMDERLNDTRRRFPFYFELKIAFVIWLLSPYTKGSSVLYRKFVHPTLSNKEKEIDEYITQACDKSYETMMRVGKRGLNLAANAAVTAAAKGQGVLSEKLRSFSMQDLTLIRDEDTVHMRNCDPQLHPSGTSLLETIEDSASCYSSGEESSVAHRSNGTPSDTRTDPSDEDAGDKLPKRTQSLKTPKKVMKAELPVRSVKARPKKKAAGSLASGESS; encoded by the exons ATGTCTGCTGGAGATCAATTAGGATCCTTTTTTGAATTCTTTGACCAACTCCTACCTGATCTCTTGGATCGAAAAGTATCTTCTGCACAGTTTGTCATCTTACTATTCACAACCTTTTCCAGATGTTTCATGAAGATGAGCAGCACAGATCTCAACACTGATTCCTGTGGGATTCCACTG GTGAAGTGGATGATGTACTGGATAGTGTTTGCCTTTTTCACCACTGCAGAAACACTCACAGACATTGTTCTTTCTTG GGCTGAGAGATGCCCTGTTTATGGAGTTTTCATGGCTATGGATGAAAGACTAAATGATACTCGAAGAAG GTTTCCCTTTTATTTCGAGCTGAAAATTGCATTTGTGATTTGGCTGCTCTCCCCTTACACCAAGGGCTCCAGTGTCCTCTACAGGAAGTTTGTGCACCCAACGCTCTCCAATAAGGAGAAG GAAATTGATGAATACATTACTCAGGCTTGTGACAAGAGTTACGAAACCATGATGCGAGTTGGCAAGAGAGGGTTAAACCTTGCTGCCAATGCAGCAGTTACTGCAGCTGCAAAG GGCCAGGGAGTTTTGTCTGAGAAGCTTCGAAGTTTCAGCATGCAGGATCTCACTCTGATCCGAGATGAAGATACTGTGCACATGCGAAACTGTGATCCACAGCTGCACCCCTCTGGCACGAGTCTGCTGGAAACTATTGAAGACTCAG CTTCCTGTTATTCCTCTGGAGAGGAGAGCAGTGTGGCACATCGGTCTAATGGAACCCCATCAGATACTAGAACAGACCCATCAGATGAAGATGCAGGAGACAAACTTCCTAAACGTACCCAGAGTCTCAAAACTCCTAAAAAGGTGATGAAAGCCGAA